The Lycium barbarum isolate Lr01 chromosome 10, ASM1917538v2, whole genome shotgun sequence genome includes a region encoding these proteins:
- the LOC132613892 gene encoding probable mediator of RNA polymerase II transcription subunit 26c: MDLDEFRLILSESKVSIWTMIDAAISVAAVDFSDELKHRRDGIVEKLYSTRHHQSVDVVNGQQHNRLDNNGERVMVMNNNNNSKSPLLTPESNHSNDDNKNIDVEEEEEEGVDPYGGLFDDEQTQILTIKEQLEDPQLSDEDVVDLLQNLADMDITFQALKETDIGRHVNRLRKHPSNEVRRLVKMLVRKWKETVDDWVRLNQPEQHGSSNLIAADGDSPQQSVPKNQQNGHSQVPDFAYSPNPRNGSSSSDRNNSESEYKPKPVPQRNVTPTRPLQSAPKPTSAPAPSRPPPRESAIDLERLNSARRRLQENYQEAQNAKKQRTIQVMDIHEIPKPKNGFFAKNKGGFQGRHHR, encoded by the exons ATGGATTTGGATGAATTTCGATTGATTTTATCGGAATCAAAAGTATCTATATGGACGATGATTGACGCTGCGATTTCCGTAGCCGCCGTTGACTTTAGCGATGAATTGAAACATCGCCGTGACGGAATCGTTGAGAAGTTGTATTCCACGCGCCACCACCAGAGCGTCGACGTGGTTAATGGTCAGCAGCATAATAGGTTAGATAATAACGGGGAGAGAGTTATGGtgatgaataataataataatagtaagagTCCTTTATTAACACCAGAGTCAAATCatagtaatgatgataataagaatattgatgttgaagaagaagaggaagaaggtgTAGATCCATATGGAGGATTGTTTGATGATGAACAAACTCAAATTCTTACTATCAAAGAACAACTTGAAGATCCACAACTA TCGGATGAGGATGTGGTTGACTTGCTTCAAAATCTAGCTGATATGGATATTACATTCCAAGCTCTCAAG GAAACTGATATCGGAAGGCATGTGAATCGACTGAGGAAGCATCCATCTAATGAAGTTAGGAGATTGGTGAAGATGCTTGTGAG AAAATGGAAAGAAACTGTTGATGATTGGGTTAGGTTAAACCAGCCTGAGCAACATGGGTCTTCAAATCTTATTG CTGCTGATGGAGATTCGCCCCAACAGAGTGTACCGAAGAATCAACAGAATGGTCATTCTCAG GTTCCTGACTTCGCATACTCACCGAATCCTCGAA ATGGAAGTTCGAGCTCGGACAGGAATAATTCAGAATCGGAGTACAAGCCTAAACCTGTTCCCCAGCGGAACGTAACCCCTACTAGACCACTGCAGTCTGCTCCTAAACCCACTTCTGCTCCTGCTCCAAGT AGACCTCCTCCAAGGGAATCAGCCATAGATCTTGAAAGGTTGAATTCAGCAAGAAGGCGGCTTCAGGAGAATTACCAAGAAGCACAAAATG CTAAAAAGCAAAGGACAATACAGGTGATGGATATTCATGAGATTCCAAAACCAAAGAACGGCTTCTTTGCCAAGAATAAAGGCGGCTTTCAAGGCAGGCATCATCGTTGA